One window of the Shewanella maritima genome contains the following:
- a CDS encoding response regulator, translating to MSKSVILVVDDTPENIDVISGVLKPEYKVKAAISGEAALKIAARKPQPDLVLLDIMMPGMDGFEVCQYLKADPKTAHIKVLFVSAKTEISDAQRALNLGAEDYITKPINPQEVRLIVRKQLLNKSA from the coding sequence ATGAGTAAGTCAGTTATTTTAGTCGTTGATGATACGCCGGAAAATATCGATGTGATTAGCGGCGTCCTCAAACCCGAATATAAAGTCAAAGCGGCGATTAGCGGTGAGGCAGCGTTGAAGATAGCAGCGCGTAAACCTCAGCCGGATTTAGTTCTGCTCGATATTATGATGCCAGGTATGGATGGTTTTGAGGTGTGCCAGTACCTTAAAGCCGACCCGAAAACAGCGCACATTAAAGTGTTATTTGTGTCTGCCAAAACCGAAATCAGTGATGCGCAGCGGGCATTAAATCTTGGCGCGGAAGACTACATCACTAAACCCATCAATCCTCAGGAAGTGAGGCTTATTGTTAGAAAACAATTGCTTAATAAGTCTGCTTAA
- a CDS encoding polymer-forming cytoskeletal protein, translating to MNSKAKQATVIGAQMNLQGEMDIQGPATIAGHTNGVIRSSADIVIEQGGLVEGELYCQSVKVCGQFKGKLFCNKLIIVSSGVVDGEVSSHQMEIYDGGQFIGKRTKGPDADTLPDFTVNSEANDTADDETTVQAKQTVKAAKSSKPAPKIESAAESSDSLGARFEAQTAGASIDAASVSSSTAKSPTNAADELATESSSSNKLPTKYLVAVIAMLAVVVYIIGGPMLQSTSSTNSTSASPLTSPSTITSQTAKPLPVAKPAVESQAKPEVESEPTSNANDAVSDENTSAASDDLEAAEPTVSAVQKASEPKLFAAPDANAQTEKKRAPISVTQASQTASAVVKSADSVQNELADGIENKAEQATEALEKVAEPKLFNEEKDSSDNPQPAVQDDTAGQ from the coding sequence ATGAATAGCAAGGCCAAACAAGCCACAGTGATCGGCGCGCAAATGAACCTGCAAGGGGAGATGGATATTCAAGGTCCAGCGACGATTGCAGGGCATACCAATGGTGTGATCCGTTCTAGCGCCGATATTGTGATTGAGCAAGGCGGCCTTGTTGAAGGTGAGCTTTATTGCCAAAGCGTTAAAGTCTGTGGTCAGTTCAAAGGTAAATTGTTTTGCAACAAGCTGATTATTGTTAGCTCAGGTGTGGTTGATGGTGAGGTTTCCAGCCATCAGATGGAAATCTATGACGGCGGACAGTTTATTGGTAAGCGCACCAAAGGGCCTGATGCCGATACCTTGCCAGATTTTACGGTCAACTCTGAGGCTAATGACACTGCTGATGACGAAACCACAGTGCAAGCTAAGCAAACCGTCAAGGCCGCAAAATCTAGTAAACCTGCGCCTAAGATTGAATCAGCCGCTGAGAGTAGCGATAGCTTAGGCGCCAGATTTGAAGCGCAAACTGCTGGCGCAAGTATCGATGCCGCTAGCGTCTCCTCTAGCACTGCTAAATCACCAACAAATGCAGCAGATGAACTAGCTACAGAGTCAAGTTCAAGCAATAAGTTACCTACCAAGTACCTAGTGGCCGTTATCGCTATGCTGGCTGTGGTGGTGTACATCATTGGCGGGCCAATGCTGCAATCGACTAGCTCGACTAATTCAACTTCAGCTTCGCCGTTAACCTCACCGTCAACGATTACGTCCCAAACAGCAAAACCTTTGCCGGTAGCTAAGCCAGCAGTCGAGTCTCAAGCGAAGCCAGAAGTTGAGTCAGAACCGACTTCAAATGCCAACGATGCTGTAAGCGATGAAAACACAAGCGCGGCTTCAGATGATTTAGAGGCTGCAGAGCCAACAGTTTCTGCTGTTCAAAAAGCCAGTGAGCCGAAATTGTTTGCCGCGCCTGATGCCAACGCGCAAACCGAGAAGAAACGAGCGCCGATTTCGGTTACTCAAGCATCTCAAACTGCAAGTGCGGTAGTTAAGAGCGCAGACAGCGTGCAAAATGAGTTAGCAGACGGTATTGAAAACAAGGCTGAACAAGCGACAGAGGCGCTGGAAAAAGTGGCTGAGCCTAAATTGTTTAATGAAGAAAAAGATAGCTCGGATAACCCACAACCTGCAGTGCAAGATGATACTGCAGGTCAGTAG
- a CDS encoding M16 family metallopeptidase, translating to MMRIGSLIPLINKLAATFLLLMLVACQHKQTNGESSVQVAANSTSDSAATITPTLPQFDSQATNLPPLAAKLSYQSPPAPLSHKLNDASYQHLWSLSQFPLSTHRFSLVGISQTRAIANPDILLKAFELYAQQLALIEQAALRELAVVNAKPEQITRCLNSISFSATLHRIVISMHCEASYETKLKLAKQLWQQLANLQTKTKAGDKITGINLDLLKRKLKLDSHIGAFTGSEINLAYRKRLLGISHPYASEVNNQQAIDSLTIESLTELFASTYQSLQWHVFSTAGLKEPTRDVQFLNTQSVVRHAQTKKQANRSADTQNLTLKPIAIIDKPGTVQTQLRIGYLFANSVTDARYNRLACESLAALLGRSYSGRLFYDLRETRGLTYGVYAYCVDAPLGQYLTIYGSTDKADTTQFVSGILQHVALLQRQSPQDAELKALKDYLLGKQQLRHDSQRAVENSFLTPWIMGQVAQGTELQDRDQAFYDALEQLSADELSRFAQLYLTNPVIVLRGDKDDIAKPLVKGLEALANSGVLDNKLSADKVLEVERNNWKIEEIKP from the coding sequence ATGATGCGAATTGGCTCTCTAATCCCCTTGATAAATAAACTCGCTGCCACCTTTTTGCTGCTAATGCTAGTTGCCTGCCAGCACAAACAGACTAATGGTGAAAGCTCGGTCCAAGTCGCTGCCAACTCAACAAGTGATAGCGCCGCTACAATAACCCCAACCTTGCCGCAATTTGACTCACAAGCAACAAACTTACCGCCCCTTGCAGCAAAGCTAAGCTATCAAAGCCCGCCCGCGCCACTCAGCCATAAGCTTAATGATGCTAGCTATCAGCATTTGTGGTCTCTGAGCCAGTTTCCCCTCTCAACGCATCGTTTTTCGCTAGTTGGCATCAGCCAGACGCGAGCCATTGCCAACCCTGATATTTTGCTTAAAGCCTTTGAGCTGTATGCGCAGCAATTGGCGCTCATCGAACAAGCAGCTCTTAGGGAGTTGGCAGTAGTCAATGCTAAACCAGAGCAAATTACACGCTGCCTAAATAGCATCAGTTTTTCAGCAACTTTGCACCGCATTGTCATTAGCATGCATTGTGAGGCGAGTTATGAGACCAAGCTAAAGCTCGCTAAGCAGTTGTGGCAGCAGCTAGCTAACTTGCAGACCAAGACAAAAGCTGGGGATAAGATAACCGGGATCAACCTTGATTTGCTTAAGCGCAAACTCAAGCTAGATAGTCATATTGGCGCCTTTACTGGGAGTGAGATAAACTTAGCTTATCGTAAGCGCCTGTTAGGCATTAGTCATCCTTACGCAAGCGAGGTGAATAACCAGCAAGCCATCGACAGCCTAACGATAGAATCACTCACTGAGTTGTTCGCCAGTACCTATCAAAGCCTGCAGTGGCACGTGTTTAGCACAGCAGGTTTAAAGGAGCCAACACGCGACGTTCAATTTCTAAATACGCAATCTGTAGTAAGGCATGCTCAAACTAAAAAGCAGGCTAACCGTTCTGCAGATACGCAAAACTTGACCTTAAAACCCATTGCCATTATCGACAAGCCAGGCACAGTCCAGACTCAGCTGCGCATTGGCTATTTGTTTGCAAACTCGGTCACTGATGCGCGCTACAACCGCCTAGCATGTGAGTCATTGGCCGCACTACTTGGCCGCTCATACTCAGGACGCTTGTTTTATGATTTACGTGAAACGCGCGGGCTAACTTATGGCGTCTACGCCTATTGTGTCGATGCGCCACTTGGGCAATACCTCACCATATATGGCAGTACAGACAAAGCTGATACCACACAGTTCGTTAGCGGCATACTGCAGCACGTTGCCTTGCTGCAACGCCAATCACCTCAAGATGCTGAGCTCAAAGCGCTAAAAGACTATTTGCTTGGTAAACAACAACTGAGACATGATAGTCAGCGCGCGGTTGAAAATAGCTTTTTAACCCCATGGATTATGGGGCAAGTTGCACAAGGAACTGAGCTGCAAGATCGCGATCAAGCTTTTTATGATGCACTTGAGCAACTTAGTGCAGATGAATTGTCTCGCTTTGCTCAGCTATACCTAACCAACCCCGTCATCGTACTTAGAGGCGATAAAGATGACATTGCCAAGCCGCTGGTTAAAGGCCTAGAGGCATTGGCTAACAGTGGCGTGTTGGACAATAAATTGTCGGCAGACAAAGTGCTGGAAGTAGAAAGAAATAACTGGAAAATTGAAGAAATAAAGCCCTAA
- a CDS encoding M16 family metallopeptidase, whose product MLSRDKLPNIASPLSVLVKSLLLSSIFAASTLISASGYAANTSHVPNTNHAPNAKSAQQCQLDSFAKPLFELEQNIEYHQLENGLRVRLLPQPQQQTVNISTLFNVGSRNEPQGQTGYAHLFEHLLFKGSENLPGDGYAQQMNRIGARFNASTFFDFTRYYAQLPKQALALGLYLEADRLRRPVITEDTIANQQGAVLQEMAGAIDNQPYVRQAMEYLLEQVKGTPYGHAVIGSKADLMQADKASLMAFHQHYYRPDYAQMTLIGALPDNTLELIEHEFADWQKSTAAPSRFNDLQIDAKASHGSIVDERGPWPAVLMAWHTVGRNHQDAEAIALLNQYLFQQRDSLLARRTTRAQQTMLHLSYPLALEHHGVANIVLVPRANESLDELATIVETLIDDVVKNGISEPQLCNVKAAYLETKLAKLASPLTLANMLSNSQLRDKRTPLTSPWQRTNQVTSDDMARVAAKYYQHKAVRLDMLPAWYIRSGKTLLEWLPKSWSQWLEEQAL is encoded by the coding sequence GTGTTAAGTCGTGACAAACTCCCCAATATTGCCAGCCCTTTGTCAGTGCTCGTCAAGTCGTTACTATTATCGAGCATCTTTGCGGCCAGCACGCTTATCTCTGCGAGCGGCTATGCAGCTAATACTAGCCATGTACCTAATACAAACCATGCCCCTAATGCAAAAAGTGCCCAGCAGTGCCAGCTCGATAGTTTTGCCAAACCGCTATTCGAACTTGAACAAAACATCGAGTATCACCAGTTAGAAAACGGCCTTCGCGTACGTTTATTGCCGCAACCACAACAGCAAACCGTAAATATTTCAACCTTGTTTAATGTGGGGTCTCGCAACGAGCCTCAAGGGCAAACAGGCTACGCGCACCTGTTTGAACATCTACTATTCAAAGGCAGTGAAAACTTGCCTGGCGATGGTTATGCCCAGCAAATGAACCGCATTGGCGCCCGCTTTAATGCCAGCACCTTTTTTGACTTCACTCGCTATTATGCTCAGCTGCCAAAACAGGCTTTAGCGCTAGGCTTATACCTTGAGGCTGACAGGTTAAGGCGACCAGTTATCACCGAGGACACAATAGCCAACCAGCAAGGCGCTGTGCTACAAGAAATGGCTGGCGCGATTGATAACCAACCTTATGTACGTCAAGCCATGGAGTATTTACTCGAGCAAGTAAAAGGGACGCCCTATGGCCACGCAGTCATTGGCTCCAAGGCAGATTTAATGCAGGCGGACAAAGCTAGCTTAATGGCATTCCATCAGCATTATTATCGCCCTGACTATGCGCAAATGACCTTGATCGGCGCCCTACCTGACAACACGCTTGAACTCATCGAGCATGAGTTTGCCGATTGGCAAAAATCGACTGCAGCGCCCAGTAGATTTAATGATTTACAGATAGATGCTAAAGCCAGTCATGGCAGTATTGTGGACGAGCGCGGCCCATGGCCAGCGGTACTAATGGCTTGGCATACAGTAGGGCGCAATCATCAAGACGCAGAAGCTATCGCCCTGCTCAACCAATACCTGTTTCAACAAAGAGACAGTTTACTGGCAAGGCGCACAACGAGAGCGCAGCAAACCATGCTGCATTTATCTTATCCCTTAGCCCTTGAGCATCATGGCGTCGCCAATATCGTCCTAGTACCTAGAGCCAACGAATCTCTAGATGAGTTAGCAACCATTGTCGAGACACTTATTGATGATGTGGTAAAAAATGGCATTAGTGAACCGCAACTGTGCAACGTCAAAGCCGCCTATTTAGAAACTAAGCTCGCTAAACTTGCATCACCATTAACCCTAGCAAATATGCTTTCTAACAGTCAGTTACGGGACAAACGCACGCCACTGACTTCACCCTGGCAAAGAACCAATCAGGTTACCAGTGACGACATGGCCCGAGTTGCTGCCAAGTATTACCAACACAAAGCCGTTAGATTAGACATGCTCCCTGCTTGGTACATTCGCAGTGGAAAAACCTTGCTTGAGTGGCTACCTAAATCCTGGTCTCAATGGTTAGAGGAGCAAGCCTTATGA